The Burkholderia mayonis genome window below encodes:
- a CDS encoding CoA-binding protein, translating into MTAISTDTVLRKILKRDRVIAVVGLSDKPYRPSHEVAGYMQRNGYRIVPVNPLLAGTKVLGETVHASLADARAALAAEGAEIGMVDVFRKSADVPPVVDAAIEIGARSVWLQLGVVHDAAVAKARAAGLDVVVDRCVKIEHRRLID; encoded by the coding sequence ATGACAGCGATATCGACTGACACAGTCCTGAGAAAGATTTTGAAACGCGATCGGGTGATCGCGGTAGTTGGCCTTTCGGATAAACCCTATCGACCGAGTCATGAAGTCGCTGGATACATGCAGCGGAACGGCTATCGGATCGTACCCGTCAATCCGCTGCTCGCCGGCACGAAGGTGCTCGGCGAGACCGTTCATGCGTCGCTTGCCGACGCGCGCGCGGCGCTCGCGGCCGAAGGCGCCGAGATCGGCATGGTCGACGTATTCCGCAAGTCGGCGGACGTGCCGCCTGTCGTCGATGCGGCGATCGAGATCGGCGCGCGTTCGGTCTGGCTGCAGCTCGGCGTCGTGCATGACGCCGCCGTTGCGAAGGCGCGCGCGGCGGGCCTCGACGTCGTCGTCGATCGGTGCGTGAAGATCGAGCATCGTCGGCTGATCGATTAG
- a CDS encoding transporter substrate-binding domain-containing protein → MKKTLLALACWAGFAHAQTVPQPAAPASRLDDVLARGTLRVCTTGDYKPYTYRREDGAFEGIDIDMAASLAKSLGVKTAFVKTTWPTLTNDFVAKCDVAVGGISTTLERQKRAFFTQPYVTDGKTPIVRCADVERYQTIAQIDQPQTRVIVNPGGTNERFAKQHFTHARITVFPDNVTIFKQILAGNADVMVTDASETLLQQKLNPGLCSVHPDKPFQFGEKAYMVPRGDVVFQQYVDQWLHLARETGEVRAISDKWLK, encoded by the coding sequence ATGAAGAAGACGTTGCTCGCGCTCGCCTGCTGGGCGGGCTTCGCCCATGCGCAGACCGTGCCGCAGCCCGCCGCGCCGGCATCGCGGCTCGACGACGTGCTAGCGCGCGGCACGCTGCGCGTCTGCACGACGGGCGACTACAAGCCGTACACGTATCGCCGCGAAGACGGCGCATTCGAAGGAATCGACATCGACATGGCGGCATCGCTCGCGAAGTCGCTCGGCGTGAAGACGGCGTTCGTGAAGACCACGTGGCCAACGCTCACGAACGATTTCGTCGCGAAATGCGACGTCGCGGTGGGCGGCATCTCGACGACGCTCGAGCGGCAAAAGCGTGCGTTCTTCACGCAGCCGTACGTGACCGACGGCAAGACGCCGATCGTGCGCTGCGCGGATGTCGAGCGCTACCAGACGATCGCGCAGATCGACCAGCCGCAGACGCGCGTGATCGTGAATCCGGGCGGCACGAACGAGCGCTTTGCGAAGCAGCACTTCACGCACGCGCGGATCACCGTTTTTCCGGACAACGTCACGATCTTCAAGCAGATCCTCGCGGGCAATGCCGACGTGATGGTCACGGACGCGTCGGAGACGCTGTTGCAGCAAAAACTGAATCCGGGCCTGTGCTCGGTGCATCCGGACAAGCCGTTCCAGTTCGGAGAAAAGGCGTACATGGTGCCGCGCGGCGACGTCGTGTTCCAGCAGTACGTCGATCAGTGGCTGCACCTCGCGCGTGAAACGGGCGAGGTGCGGGCGATCTCGGATAAGTGGCTCAAGTGA